Part of the Haemophilus influenzae genome is shown below.
TTTTTAACCGCACTTTAATTGCTTCTAAGGCTTGAATGCAGCCCACAATACCGACGATTGGTGCAAGCACGCCAGCTTCCACACAGCTTAATACATTTTGTCCAAATAATTTGCTGAGATCACGATAAGTAGGCGTATTTGGTTCATAAGTGAAAACGGAAATCTGACCTTCCATCCGAATTGCGGCGCCAGAAATAAGAGGAATTTTTGCATGATTACATTGGCAATCCAATTGATTACGGATTTCCACATTGTCTGTACAATCTAAAACAATATCAAAGTGCGGAATGATTTCTGCGAGTTTTTCTTCGTCTAACTTTGCATTAATCGTCTCTATGTTTATATGTGGATTGATTTGTTCCAGTGCAATTTTAGCTGACTCCACTTTGGGCATATTCAAGCGAGCATCGCAATGCAAGACTTGGCGTTGAAGATTAGAAAGCGAAACTGTATCGAAATCCAACAGTGTTAAATTTCCAACGCCTGCCGCTGCGAGATATTGGCTGGCTGCACAGCCTAAGCCACCAAGCCCAACGATCAGCATTTTGCTTGCTTTAAGTTTTTCTTGCCCGTCAAAATCTACGCTTTTAAGAATAATTTGACGGTTATAACGCAATTCTTCTTCGTGACTAAGTTCGATCATTTTTTATCCTAATAAATGATTGAAAGGCTCAATTGTCACTGTTTCGCCCGCAGAGACATTGCCACGTTCTTGTTCTAACACGATAAAACAATTGCTTTTTACAAA
Proteins encoded:
- the moeB gene encoding molybdopterin-synthase adenylyltransferase MoeB; protein product: MIELSHEEELRYNRQIILKSVDFDGQEKLKASKMLIVGLGGLGCAASQYLAAAGVGNLTLLDFDTVSLSNLQRQVLHCDARLNMPKVESAKIALEQINPHINIETINAKLDEEKLAEIIPHFDIVLDCTDNVEIRNQLDCQCNHAKIPLISGAAIRMEGQISVFTYEPNTPTYRDLSKLFGQNVLSCVEAGVLAPIVGIVGCIQALEAIKVRLKIGKNLCGRLLMIDGFSMNIREIKLPTNME